In candidate division WOR-3 bacterium, the DNA window TAAGGGATTGGCTCATAGACTTCGCTGAAAAAACGATACGAGATATATAAAAATTCGGAGCTTTAAGTTTCCCTGCTATAAAGGTGATTTAGGGGTAATGTCACTTTCTGCGTAAAAAAACGCCGTACGGCAATATACATGGGATTCGTTTTCTGTAATTAAAGTACTCCTCACCGAATCTATCCACCAGGTACGCCTCTTCCTTCCTGACTAAAAATATCAGAATCACGTACATGAAAAAAGGTGCCGTAAGTGCCAGCAAACTGTTTACCGTTAAGGCTATGCCGGGGACGATGAAAACTATCCATGATCCGTAAAGCGGATGCCTGCAAAACCCGAACACGCCAGTTGTGACCAGCTCGTCAGCTTTGTAGGCTTTCGTAACAGCTCTAACAGAAGCGGCAAAAAAAGCAAGCCCGACAAGGACGAAGACTGAACCCGTAGCCAGCAGATACTGGTAATGAACCAGACTTATCTCGAAAATGGGGCGCAAAAACCGGCTTAATACAATAGAAGTCATGCCGTATACAATAGAAAATACCGCGAAAGAAGGGCCTACTCCCCATCTGCTGATTCTTTTCAATATGCCTCCAAATTATTTGACCAGAGAATAGATGATGAAATTGGGCACCCTCACCTCATCGCTGAGTTCTGGCCAAACCTTCAATTGCTCTTCATCTACCGTAGGTTCAATTATCCTGGCCAGGGTAAACCCGGTCATGATGAAGCTGTTGACGTAGCTGGAGAGAGTTCTGTGGAAATTCGTGAAATCTACACCGAGCATTTTCCAGCGCCTTTCGCTTTCGTCGAAATAATTGTCCAATACCACGTGGGCTTTCTCTTTTTCAGAATTTACGTGCCACCTTCCGACTGCCGACCTCATAGGGTGAAGGTTTGCGACTAAGAAGCGCCCTCCGCTTCTGAGAATCCTGTAGACCTCTTTGTTGTTCTTCCTGAAGTCGATGAGGTCGCACTGGTTCAGGTACGAGACGGCGACGTCGAAAGTTTCATCTTCTATAAAGTCAAGTCTCTGAACGTCAGCTACCCTGTACTCCACGTTCAGATATTTGACTTCATTTGCAGCATTTATCATAGGTTCGCAAGAATCTAATCCGAGGACGTATTTAGCTCCGGCTTCTGACAATATCCTGCAGAAACGACCCTCGCCACAGCCGCAGTCCAGTATTTTCATGCCCTTTACTTCCCTGCATTCCTGTATCATGGGTTTGTCTAGAAGTCCTTTTCTCGTCGGGTTTCTGCCCTCTCTCGATTCTTTTATCCACGGGGAAGACAGCTCTTCCCATTCGAGTTTATACCTGGAATAATTCATAATTTCAGACAACCCTGCCTTTCATTGATAAAACCTTAATGCATTTCTTTGGACTGTTTTTTACACGTCAAATTCCGTCAAAACAAGCATAAAATTCAAAGTTGAATGATTTTTCTGAACAAAAAAATAATCCTCGAATAGTATTAAAAGACAGGTGTTTGGTCTGCAACACAATGTGGCAAGAAAAATCATTAGCTGTATAATATAAAAGCTTCGTCGCTGTCAAAGACCAAAAATTTACCAGGGAGTAATAATGCCCAAAGTTCTTGTCGTGTATTACAGCCAGACCGGCAACACCGAAAAAATGACCTGTTTCATCGCCGAAGGGCTGAAAAGCGGCAGCGCTGAAGCGGATGTCAGGAGAGTTGAAGATGTTTCAACCCAACAACTTGTCAAATACGACGGTATAATTGTAGGTTCACCCGTCTACTACGGCTCGATGGTCGCTCCTGTAAAAAAGATGTTCGACGACTCAATAGCTATTCACGGCAAATTAGACGGCAAGGTCGGAGCGGCGTTTTCATCGAGCGCCAACATAGCCGGAGGAAACGAAACCGCCATCGCCGACATCATAAACGCCATGCTCATACACGGGATGGTAATCCAGGGCGACCCGAAAGGCGACCATTACGGACCGGTCGCGATAAATATTCCCGACGAGAGAACCCGGAAACAATGTATAAGACTTGGTCAGAGAGTTGCCGGACTTGTTTTAAAACTTACAGAAAAGGAGAACTGATGCCAGATTTAACCCAGAGCTTTGTCATGATGGTCACTTTGACATGGATTCAATACCTCTTTAAAATCCTCGTCTATTCAGGAATTTTAATCGCCTGCGCGGTGGGTTGGAAGAAAAAGAAAAATTTTGGGTTTATCTTCATTCTGATTTCAGCTTTGTTGGGTCTTCTCCACCACCTGCCATCGATTTACTGCAGAGGCTTCTACGCCATAAGAAGGGTCCCTGCGCTTGAGTACGGTCAAAACATGATAAGATGGTCTTATATAGACTATACCGTTCTTCCCATAGTTTCGATACTTTTGGTAGCAGGCCTCTTCATTCTGGCTTTAAAAAAGAATTCGATCAACTGAAATTATTTTTCCGACGCGTTAACAATCTGCAACGGTATAAGCTCAAATATTCTTTATTATTACCTGAAAATTTGCTATTTTTATAAATTGATTACGAAGACAATAGAAAAACACACCTAAAGGAAAGAAAACAAATTGAAAGAAAGGCCCCAATTTCCGAAAAGGGCGGTGATAACCGCCGGAATGCCTTACGGCAACAAAGAACTTCACCTCGGACACATAGGAGGGGTTTTCGTCCACGCCGACTGCTACGCGAGATTTTTAAGAGACAGAATAGGAAAAGAAAACGTCATCTTCGTCTCGGGAACCGACTGCTACGGCTCTCCTATTCTTGAAGACTTCAGGCGGCTTTCTTCCGAAGGCAAAATCAGCGGGACAATTGAGGATTTCGTCAGGTCCAACCACGAAAAACAGAAAATTGTTCTTGATAAATACAGTATAAGCCTAAACCTCTACGCCGCTTCAAGTTTCGGAAGGTCCGGCGAGAACCACAAGGCGTTCTCGGATTATGTCATAAACACTCTTTATAAAAACGGTTTTCTCATCAGAATGACTACATCCCAGTTCTTCGACACTGAATTCGGAG includes these proteins:
- a CDS encoding class I SAM-dependent methyltransferase, which codes for MSEIMNYSRYKLEWEELSSPWIKESREGRNPTRKGLLDKPMIQECREVKGMKILDCGCGEGRFCRILSEAGAKYVLGLDSCEPMINAANEVKYLNVEYRVADVQRLDFIEDETFDVAVSYLNQCDLIDFRKNNKEVYRILRSGGRFLVANLHPMRSAVGRWHVNSEKEKAHVVLDNYFDESERRWKMLGVDFTNFHRTLSSYVNSFIMTGFTLARIIEPTVDEEQLKVWPELSDEVRVPNFIIYSLVK
- a CDS encoding NAD(P)H-dependent oxidoreductase, yielding MPKVLVVYYSQTGNTEKMTCFIAEGLKSGSAEADVRRVEDVSTQQLVKYDGIIVGSPVYYGSMVAPVKKMFDDSIAIHGKLDGKVGAAFSSSANIAGGNETAIADIINAMLIHGMVIQGDPKGDHYGPVAINIPDERTRKQCIRLGQRVAGLVLKLTEKEN
- a CDS encoding isoprenylcysteine carboxylmethyltransferase family protein; amino-acid sequence: MKRISRWGVGPSFAVFSIVYGMTSIVLSRFLRPIFEISLVHYQYLLATGSVFVLVGLAFFAASVRAVTKAYKADELVTTGVFGFCRHPLYGSWIVFIVPGIALTVNSLLALTAPFFMYVILIFLVRKEEAYLVDRFGEEYFNYRKRIPCILPYGVFLRRK